AGTGCATAAAGGGATGCTTTGGTAAATCGCACGTTTACCTTTTATTGATACTTAGTTCATATTTTGATAAATTTTTGGCCAAGTTTCCCAATGCACTGCTTATCCGCAAGCTTCGCTAACATGTGTTACCTAAGCCGTTTGTAATGCATTTCAGAAAACAATCCTTTAATACGAGTCGTATTACAATAAGTTAGATAATCCAGAAAATTGAGTATAAAAAGATGGGAGGCTCTTATGCAAATATTAGTTCTTTATTTTTCCAAAGGTGGCAATACGAAAAAATTGGCTGAGGCCATAGCAGAAGGTGTAGAAGGCGTGGATGGCGTTAGCGCTGTTTTGAAAAGTACAAGTGAAGTGACCAAAGAGGATTTTTTAAATTCAGAGGGGATTATTGCTGGTTCGCCGGTTTACTTCGGAGTGATGGCTGCAGAGTTGAAAAAGGTTTTTGATGATTTTGTCTCCTTGCGCAGAAAAATGGAGGGTA
The sequence above is a segment of the Desulfovulcanus ferrireducens genome. Coding sequences within it:
- a CDS encoding flavodoxin family protein, whose translation is MQILVLYFSKGGNTKKLAEAIAEGVEGVDGVSAVLKSTSEVTKEDFLNSEGIIAGSPVYFGVMAAELKKVFDDFVSLRRKMEGKVGAAFATAGSETGGKETTMFSIIQAMMIYGMIIVGDPMSATGHYGIACVGAPDEKTKENGRLLGQRVAEVAKKLASD